ATCGACTCGACACCGCCGGCCAGCACCAGGTCGTCCCAACCCGAACGCACCTTCTGCGCTGCGATGTTGACGGCTTCCAGGCCCGAGGCGCAGAACCGGTTGAGCTGCACGCCGCCGGTGGTCTCCGGCAGCCCGGCTACCAACGCCGCGGTGCGAGCGATGTCACCGCCCTGGTCGCCGACCGGCGACACGACCCCGAGGATCAGGTCGCTGATCAGGTTCTCGTCCAGGTCGGGGTTGCGCCTGCGGAGCTCGTCGACCAGGCCGACGACCAGGTTTACCGGCTTGACCTCGTTCAGCGATCCGTTGCGTTGCTTGCCGCGTGGTGTGCGGATGGCCTCATAGATGAAGGCTTCTTCGGACATGTCGACTTCCTGTTCGCAAATGGGGTTTCGGGTCCGTCTATCTGCACCCTAACAGGGCCTCCCGGCCAACCTGTTGGTTGGGCGGTCGATCAGCTGCTCAGGGCGCCGGCCCCCCCCCGGTTGCCGAACGAGCGGCCAGCCGCACACTGGTTGCCGAACGTGCGGCCAGCCGCGCGTTCGGCGTCGCGCCCCGCACGTTCGAGGTCGGCCAGCCGCACCTGCGCGCGAGGGCGCGCCCTAAGCTCGACGACCATGACGGTGTCGCGACTGCGGCCCTACGCGACCACGGTGTTCGCCGAAATGTCGGCGCTGGCGGTGCGGATCGGCGCGGTGAACCTCGGTCAGGGCTTTCCGGACGAGGACGGGCCCCCGGCGCTGCTGAAGGCCGCACAAGACGCGATCGCCGACGGCGCCAACCAATACCCGCCGGGCATCGGGATCGCGCCACTGCGCCACGCCGTCGCGGCACATCGCAAGCGGCATTTCGGCATCGAGTACGACCCCGACACCGAGGTGTTGGTGACGGTCGGCGCCACCGAGGCCATCGCGTCGGCGGTCTTCGGCCTGGTGGAACCCGGCTCCGAGGTGCTGCTGATCGAACCTTTCTACGATTCCTATTCGCCGGTGGTCGCGATGGCCGGCGCGCAGCGCGTCGCGGTTCCGCTGGTCGCCGACGGCCGCGGCTTCGCCCTGGACGTCGAAGCGCTGCGGCGGGCGGTGACGCCGGCGACCCGGGCGCTCATCGTCAACTCGCCGCACAACCCCACGGGCGCCGTACTGACCGAGATCGAACTGCGGGCCATCGCCGAGATCGCGGTGGCAGCGGATCTTTTGGTGATTACCGATGAGGTGTACGAGCACCTGGTGTTCGACGGCCATCGCCACCTGCCGCTGGCGGGTTTCGACGGTATGGCCGAACGCACCATCACCGTCTCCAGCGCGGCCAAGATGTTCAACTGCACCGGTTGGAAGATCGGATGGGCTTGCGGCCCAGCAGAACTCATCGCGGGGATACGCGCGGCCAAACAGTATCTGAGCTACGTCGGCGGTGCGCCGTTCCAGCCCGCGGTGGCCCTGGCGCTGGACACCGAGGACGCGTGGGTCGACGAGCTGCGAAGCTCGCTGCAAGCCCGACGGAATCGGCTGGCCGCGGGCCTGGCCGACATCGGCTTCGGGGTGCACGACAGTTACGGTACTTATTTCCTCTGCGCCGACCCGCGTCCACTCGGGTACGACGACAGCACGACATTCTGCGCGGCATTACCGGAAAAGGTTGGCGTGGCTGCCATTCCGATGTCGGCTTTCTGCGATCCGGCGGCGCCGCATGCCGAGCTGTGGAATCACCTGGTGCGCTTCGCCTTCTGCAAGCGCGACGACACCCTCGACGAGGCGATCAAGCGACTGTCCGCACTCAAAAACGGCGGGACTACGTAGAGTCCTCGTTACCCATCACGCGCTTTCGCAGGCCCTCCAGCGCGGCGTAGAGGACTTTGCCGCCGGCCGACTTCACCCAGAATCCGGGCAGCGGCGCCCTGAGCTCGATCGTGAGGCTGAATCGCACCCTGGTCTTGTCGTCGCCCTCACGTTGCAGGTTGTATTCGCCGTGCTGAGCGTGTTGCTGGGCGGTCTTCTGCGCGTCCCACACCATCCAGTCGGGCCCCCAGTGGTATTCGACCATTTCGGTGTCGGCGATGCCGCTCACCCTGATCGTCATCTTCACGTGGTGCGGTAGGCCGTCGGGATATCGGTCGACGACTTCGACCCGTTTGTGCAACGGAGACCACGAGGGCACGGCGTCCATGTCCGCGAGCGCCTCCATGATCACTTCCGGGGGCGCCTCAATGACGATTTCGGACGACGCACGTATGGCCACTGCCTACAAATTAGCAATCGTGAGCCCTCGTGGACCCAGAATTACGGTGCCTTATCCGAACCGCCGCGCATGACCAGATCGCGCAGGCCCTCCACGGAGGCGTCGAGAACGTTTTGCATTGCGCGCTTGACGACGAATGCGGGAATGGGCCCGGCCGGTTCGACGGTGATATCGAACCGGACCCGGGTTTTGTCGACACCCTCGGACTTGAGGTTGTACTCGACGTGCTGGCCATGTTGTTGGTGCGTGCCTTTGGCGTCATAGACCACCCAGTCGGGACCCCAGTGATATTCCAGGACCTCTTTATCGACGAGGCCGAGAATACGAATGGTGGTTTTCACATGATGCGCGCGGCCGTCGGGATAGCGGTCGATCACTTCGATCCGCTTATGCAGCGGAGACCACGATTCCAGCACACTGACGTCCTCGAGCGCCCCCATGACCACGTCGAGCGGCGCGTCAACTATGAATTCACGTGATGCCTTGACAGCCACTGAGATCAACCTAGCAATCGCGCCCCATGCACGGAACGTGTTCGGAGTAGTTATTAGCTACCAGTTGATTTCGCCGATCGGCGTGGTGGCGGCCGGAGGCGGCCCGACGGGCTCGGCCGGTGTTCGCGAAAAGCGCGGGGCGGGTGCGGCCTGCTCGACGCCGTGGGCGGTGATCACCGTGGACCGCGCGGTCAAGTGGTCGTTGGCGGCCGCCTCACTCCAGGTCAGCACCGGCGTGACGCAGGCGTCGGTGCCCGCGAAAACCTGGGTCCACTCGTCTCGCGTCCGGCTGGCGAACCGCCGCACGAAGACGTCGTACATCTGCTGGTACGAACCGATTTCGAGCTGGCCCGGCACCTCGTCGGGCGACAGACCGAGCCCGCTCAGCAATGCCGCGAAGAACTGCGGTTCGATGGCGCCGACGGCCATGTACTTGCCATCGGAGGTCTCATAGCAACGGTAGAAAGGGGCGCCGCCGTCGAGCAGAAACGATTCGCGCTTGTCGCGCAGGCTGCCAATTCCCTTCATGGTCCACATCATTTGGGCGAGCACACTGACTCCGTCGACCATCGCGGCGTCGACGACCTGGCCCTGACCCGACCGTTCCCGCTCGTACAACGCGACGGCGATACCCAGCAGCACCAGCATCGAACCACCGCCGAAATCGGCGACCAGGTTCAGCGGCGGCATCGGCGGCCGGTCGGCGTGGCCCAACGCCGACAGCGCGCCGGTCTGCGACAGGTAGTTGATGTCGTGGCCCGCGGTCGTCGCCAACGGTCCGTCCTGCCCCCAGCCGGTGATCCGGGCATAGATCAGCCGCGGGTTGATCGCCGCACAGTCGTCGGGTCCGATGCCGAGGCGCTCGCAGGTGCCGGGCCGGAAGCAGTCCAGCAGCACATCGGCCTTGGCAGCGAGCCCCAGCAGCAGGCCCGGCTGCGTCTTGACGTCCAGGTCGACGATCCGCTTGCCGCGGTGCAACAGGTCGCGGTCTTCGGCCGGCATCGCCGCGCCGCCTGGGCGGCGGACCCGCACCACGTCGGCACCCAGGTCGGCGAGCACCATGCCCGCATGCGGCCCGGGTCCGATGCCGCCGAGTTCGATGACTTTGATCCCCGCCAAGGGCCCACCGCCGGTCACGGCGACTACCTACCCTTCTTCACCTGCAGCACCCGCTTGCGCAAACCCTCGGTCCCGTTATCGACCGTGCCTTTGATGGCGCGCTTCAACAGGAACCCGGGCAGCGGCACCACCGGGTCGACGCTGAGCTTGAAGGTGACCTTGGTGGCGTCGCCGTCGGGCGTCAATGTGTAGGACGCGTCCTGGGACCGCTGCTGACCGGAGCTGACCAGTGTCCAGCTCACCTTGTTGTCGCTCCACGTGTAAGCGATCACCTGCTCATCGGTGATGCCAGCGGCTTTGACTTTCATCTTGACCTTGGTGGGCCGCCCGTCGGCGTCGCGCTGCAGAGTTTCGACGCTCTGGTGTGGCGGCGACCATTCGGGCATCGAGTCGAAATCGGCGATGACGTCGAGGATCTCTTCGGGGCTGGCCTCGACAACAACTTCGCGGGTTTCGGTGATCGCCATGGCCCGCACGATAGCGAAACGGCGTCCGGACGGGAGCGGTTTCGACCGAGCGTACCGTCGACTTCGTGACAGCTACCACGCCCGACGCGGGGTCGGACCCCGCGGATTCCGCCTACACCGTCGGTGACTATTTGTTGGACCGTCTCGCCGAGCTCGGCGTCTCCGAGATCTTCGGCGTTCCCGGCGACTACAACCTGGAGTTTCTCGATCACATCGTCGCGCACCCGAGGATTCGGTGGGTGGGCAATGCCAACGAGTTGAACGCCGGCTACGCTGCCGACGGCTATGGACGGCTGCGCGGAATGTCAGCTGTGGTAACGACATTCGGGGTGGGCGAGCTCTCGGCAACCAACGCGGTCGCCGGCAGTTACGCCGAGCAGGTGCCCGTGGTGCACATCGTTGGCGGCCCGTCCAAAGACTCGCAAGGCACCCGGCGGGCGCTGCACCATTCGCTCGGCGATGGCGACTTCGAGCACTTCTTCCGCATCAGCCGCGAAATCACTTGTGCCCAAGCCAATCTCATGCCGGCCACGGCGCGACGGGAGATCGACCGGGTGCTCTCGGAGGTGCGCGAGCAGAAGCGACCGGGCTACCTGCTGCTGTCCACCGATGTGGCGCGCTTCCCCACCGAACCTCCCGGCGCCCCGCTGCCCCGTTACACCGGCGGTACCAGCCCCCGGGCACTGGCGTTATTCGTCGACGCGGCGCGTGAGCTCATCGGCGACAACCGGTTGACGGTGCTGGCCGACCTGTTGGTCCACCGCCTGCAGGCGGTCAAAGAGCTCGAGACGTTGCTGACCGCCGACGTGGTCCCCTACGCCACGCTGATGTGGGGAAAGAGCCTGCTCGACGAGAGCTCACCCAACTACCTGGGGATCTACGCGGGTGCGGCCAGCGCGCCGCAGGTACGCGCCGCGATTGAAGACGCACCGGTACTGGTCACCGCGGGGGTGGTGTTCACCGACATGGTCAGTGGCTTCTTCAGTCAGCACATCGACGCGGCCCGGACCATCGACGTCGCGCAGTATCAGAGCAGCGTGGCAGGCCGCGTGTTCGCGCCGCTGGAAATGGACGCGGCGCTTGGGGCGCTGGCCGAGATCCTGGCGCAACGCGGGATCAGTTCGCCACCGGTGGCGGCGCCAACGGACGAACGGCCCGAAGCCGGGGCCGAGGCGCCCGCCCGAGATCAGCCGCTGACCCAGGAGATGGTGTGGGACCGGCTGTGCAGCGCGCTCACGCCCGGAAACGTGGTGCTCGCCGATCAGGGAACCTCCTTTTACGGTATGGCCGACCACCGGCTACCGAAGGGAGTCACGTTTATCGGCCAACCCCTTTGGGGCTCAATCGGTTACACGTTGCCCGCAGCGTTGGGAGCGGGGGTCGCACATCCGGACCGCAGGACGGTGTTGCTGATCGGCGACGGCGCCGCACAACTGACCGTGCAGGAGCTCGGCACTTTCTTCCGCGAGGGACTGTCTCCGGTCATCGTGGTGGTCAACAACGACGGCTACACGGTCGAACGGGCGATCCACGGCGAGACGGCTCCCTATAACGACATCGCCAGCTGGAGTTGGACCGACATTCCCCGCGCGCTGGGCGTGGTCAATCACCTTGCGTTTCGGGCGCAAACCTACGGCGACCTCGACGATGCGCTGACCGCGGCGGCCGAGCACCAGGACCGCATGGTGCTCGTCGAGGTGGTCTTGCCGCGCATGGAAATTCCGCCCCTACTGGTCGAACTCGTGCAACCCATGTCGCCGGATGGCAGTAGGCGCCGTTGAATCGCGCCCTAGGCCGGACCTTGACGATTTGAGTATTGCCTGAATCGTGCGGCGACAACGACCGCAGTCCGCGCCGGCCCCGCAAGCATGAGCAACGGCCTTAGTCGTCGATGCCCCCGCCCGGACCGCGTCGGTCACCGTGTGGCTGGTGACCCCGTTACACAAGCACACGAACATCGCGCGGTGCTCGCTTATCTCTCGATGCGCATGATGTCGGTGAACTGGCCGACGAACAGTGGCGGGTATGGACCCTCGCCCGCGCCGGACATCCATTGGGCGGCGGCGTCGGGATGCTCGATCCACCGCCGCGCGCTGTTCTCGTCGGCGAACTCCTGCAGGATCAAGACTTCGTGGTCGTCGTCGAAGGCCTGGAATACCCACGTTTTTCGGATGCCGGCCGTGGTAAACCTGCCCATTGCCGAGTCGACGCCGGCCGTCAGTGCCGGCACATCGTCGACCGACGCGATGGCGGCCATCACGACCCCGGGCACCGCGGGAGTCGAGGGGAGCGTCGGGATGAATCTGCCGATGATCTCCCCGGCGAACACCGCGGGAATGTCCTCGACACCCGCCTCGTCGAACCAGTCGAAGAAGACCCGCGATCGCAGCAGTTCCACGATCGGCTCACGACTGTGCACACCGATCATCACCAGTACGCGGCCGTAGTCGTGCGTCGACGTGTAGACCAGAACGTGGTGCGCGCCGATATCGGAAAGAGCCGCCTTGTTGCGCTCGAGTAGCGGCCACACCTTGGTCGGATCTGGGACGCGATAGTCCGACGCAATCACCATCGAGTGAATATCGCCGTCGTTCAACGAAGTCGGTCCTTCATCACTTTGCCCGTGGCATTGAGCGGCAGTGTATCGCGAAACTCGATGGATCTGGGGACTTTGAAACCGGCCATCCGGTCTCGACACCAGCCGATCAAGTCATGCTCGGACACCGCGGTTTTCGCCACGACGAAAGCCTTGCCCACCTGACCCAGGCGGTCGTCGGGCGCTCCGATCACCGCCGCCTGCGCCACCGCCGGGTGCTCCATGAGGAACCCCTCGATCTCGGCCGGATAGGCGTTGAACCCACCCACGATGAACATGTCCTTCTTGCGTCCAACGATGCGCAGGCGCCTCCGTGGTGATCGCGAGCCAGCCGCAGCCGGGTGCGTGGGGGCACCTCCCGCTTGCGGGGGAGGGTCACCACCATCAGACCCGTCGGCGAAGTTTCCCAAGTCTCCGGTGTGCAGCCAGCCGTCAGCGTCGATCGCCTGAGCGGTGGCCGCGGGGTCGTCCAGGTAGCCCTGCATGACGCCGTAGCCGCGGACGAGCACCTCGCCGTCCTCGGCGATGCGCACCTCAACGCCCTCACACGGCACGCCCGCGGTGGTGGCGACGTCCTCGAAGGAATCGCCGGGCAGGGACAGGGTCACGTTGCCGGCCTCGGTGAGGCCGTAACCGGTCATCAGCGTCTGGAACGGCAGTTCGTCGTGGATGCGTCGGACCAACTCGACCGGGATGTCGGCGGCGCCGGTCACCCCGGCCCGCAATGTCGACAGCTTGGACTTGTCCCGCACCGTCAGCAGCGAATGGAACAACGTCGGCGGCCCGGGAAGCATCGTGATGCCTTCGCGCGCAACGAGATCCACCACCGTGTCGACATCGAACACCGCGACCGGCAGCATCGTCGCGCCGCGCAGAAAGGAAGTGATGAGTCCCGCCTTAAGGCCGAACGTGTGGAAATACGGGTTGATCTGCAAGTAACGGTCACCCTCGCGCAGATCGGCGAGAGTCGCCCACTCCTCGTACATCCGCAGCGTTTGACGATGATTCATCATCGCGCCTTTCGGCCGCCCGGTCGTGCCCGAGGTGAAGATGATGTCCGAGATGTCGTCGCCGCTCACCGCCCGCTCGAACGGGGAACCGCTGGAAAGGAAGTCGGACTTCAGGTCGATGACCGGCGTCCCCGCGGGGGCGGTGTACTCCTGGTCCAGAAAGCCCTGCTGCACCAGGACGGCCTTCACCCCACTGCGGGCGATGATGTCGCCCGCTTCTTCCGTCTTGAACCTCGTATTAACCGGCACCAGCACGCCGCCCGCGGTCAGCAGCCCGAACGCGGCGATGACCCACTCGGCCGAATTGGGCGCCCAAACCGCGACCCGTTCACCCTTGCCGATACCTAAGGCATCGAACGCCCCTGCAGCACAACGGATTTGCTCAACAAGCTGGGTGAATGTCAAGCGCAGCGGACCGTCGACAATCGCTTCCGCGTCGCCGAAGCGGTCCGCCGCGCTCACGACCATCTCGGGGATGGTCTGCCAATTTTGCCGCCCTGTCACACCGTGATGAGTCGAGACAGGTTGCCGCCCATGATCTTTGCCTGGTCGTCGACCGAAAGGTGCGACAGCGCGTTTACATAGAAGGTCGGCTCCGCCAACCCTTCCGGGTGCGGCCAGTCCGAGCCGTACAGCACCTGATCCACACCGACGAGGTTGACCAGATCATCGATGCCGTCCTCGAAGAACGGGCTGACGTGGATGCGGTTCTTGACCATCTCGACGGGGTCGCTCGGGAAAGCTTCCGGGGCCTTCCGGAAGACTTCGGCCAGGCCATCGAGCAGCGGGGTCATCCACTTCGAACCGGCTTCGACGATCGCGACCTTCAGCTTGGGATGGCGGTAGAGCGCGCCGTGAATCACCCACGACCCCACCGAGTCCTGGATCGGTCGCCATTCGTTGAGGATGCCCATCGCATTGGTCTGGAACGGCAGCATCTCCTGGTCGGCGCCGTCCCACTCGGAGGTGTACCGGGAGTAGCCGCTGTCGCTGGAGTGCATGCCGACCAGCAGGTCGTACTCGACGACCCGCTCCCAGAACGGGTCGAATTCGGGCACCGCGAACGACCGGGGGCCGCGGAATCCGGGGACCGGAGCCGGGCGGACCAGGATGGCACGGGCACCACGCTTGACCGCCCACTCCAGCTCCTCGATCGCCTTCTCGACGATCGGCAGGGTGATGACGGGGGTGGTGAAGATGCGGTTCTGGTAGTTGAAGCCCCAGACCTCATCGAGCCACTCGTTCAGCGCATGGACCAAGACATGGATGGCGACCGGATCGTCGCGCAGCCGCTCCTCGAGCAGACTGGCCAACGTCGGGAACATCAGGGTGCGATCCAGGCCCAGCTTGTTCATCTCCTCCAGCCGTGGGCCGGGCTCGAAGAACGCCGGGATCGCGCGCATCGGCTCACCGAACAGCTCGCGCTTGGTCTTGCCGTCCGGATTGCCGAACTTGAAGTACTCCTCCCAGGCACCCGGCCGGGCAACGACCTCGAAGGTGGGGTTGGGAATGTAGTTGCTGATCTGGCCGCGGATGGCAATCTTGGTGCGCCCGTTGATCTGCACGTACTGGACGTAGTCCTTGTACTCCTTGGGCAGGAACTTGGTCAGCGCCTCCGGCGGCTCGTAGAGATGGTTATCCGCGTCAAAAATTGGAAAAGGGACGTCCTCCCGGTGCGACAACTGACCCATGGAATCCTCCTTCGCGTTTTGTGAGAATACTATTCTCTCGAGAGAATAGCCTGCAACAGGCCCCGGCTGGCGGCGGGGTGCCCCTGGTCAGCACGTCACGACGATTTTGAATTGGGCGGTCGCCGGTTCACCGGGTTTGTCGGTCTTGTAGCCGCTGGCGGTGCCGGTGACGGTGAACTTGTCGCCGCTCATGCTCATATCGGCGTCGCCGCTGCCTCCTCGGGAGTACATGCCGGTGAACCCTCCCAGGTTCCGGATTTGTACCGACTCGGCTGACGCCGGCTGCGCTCCCTGGTCGATGACAACCTTCGCCCCGGCGAAACTGCCGCCGATATCGATCGTCCGGGTCCACTGCGACTGACCGCACTTCACGACGTGGAAACTCGCGTCGCTGCCGTCGACGTTCACAGATGCGGTGCTAGAGATTTGGGCTGGTGGTCGCGCCGTGCATGCCGCGAGCAGGGCAAAGGTGAGGGCCGCAACGGTGGCCACGATTCGGTTCGGCACCGAATCACCTCCATCCTCGCTGACGGGTTTTTGGGCCTGCAGCGATGCTATTCTCGCGAAAAGAGAATGCCAATATCGAGGCCCCTTGTCCGAGGAGCGACCAACGCATGCTCGACCTAGAGTTCGACGATGGTTTGGCAGTGCTGACCATTAATCGCCCGCACGCACGCAACGCCATCGCGCTCGACACCATGGAGCAGCTGGAAAAGGCGCTCGATGCGGCGGCGGGCGCCAGCGCCCTAGTCATCAAGGGTGCCGGCGATCGGGCGTTCGTGTCAGGCGGCGACCTCAAGGAGCTGAGTTCGCTGCGGACGGAAGAGGACGCTGCGGCGATGGCGAAGCGGATGCGGTCCGTCTGCGATCAGCTGGCGAACTTCCGCGCTCCCGTCATTGCCGCACTGAACGGAAGCGCCTTCGGCGGCGGCGCCGAAATCGCTGTGGCCGCAGACATCCGGTTGGCTGCCGACGACATCAAGATTGCTTTCAATCAGGTAGAGCTGGAGATCATGCCGGCCTGGGGCGGTGCCGAGCGACTGGCCGAGCTCGTCGGCAAAAGCAGGGCGCTCCTGCTGGCCGGTACCGGAACGAGCTTGACCGCAGGCGATGCCGAGCGGATCGGCTTGGTGGACAAGGTGTTGCCCCGCGCCTCCTTCGACTCACCCGCCGACGGATGGCGATCGATCGCGAAGTCGCTGGCTCGCCATCCGGCGTCCGAGATAAAGCGCGTAATCCGCGGTGTTTCACCTGATGAGGCGATAGCATCCTTTGCACGGTTGTGGGTTGCCGACGCACATTGGCGGGCCGCAGAGCGGGTGATGAACCGTACAGGCAGTGCGCGCCAGGCAACCGGAGGAGCGACATGACAGGCGGGTACCGAATGTCGGGAGCCGGGTCGGCGTTGACCCTGGCAGTGCTGTTGGTGGGTGCCGGTCTCACTGTGAATACTCCACGTGCCCATGCCGACCCGGTCATGCATCACGTCAAGTATGCGGTCACCGCGGAGAATCCGATCTACACCGACATCTATTACCTGGACCACCAGCCGGAAAAATTCGCCGATTACAGCCACAACCCGTATTCGTTCACACCGCACGTCGATGTCGATCTCGGGCCGGGCAAGCCGTGGAGTTTCGATCTGGACATGTCGAACCCCGACGATTACGCGATGGTCGTGGCGAGCACGGGCACGGAGCCCGGCACGCCCGGGCTTCACTGCGTTCTGGCGGTGGACGGAGTTGTCGTCGTTTCCAAGGATGGCCTCAAGGGCGTGCTTTGCTCGCTGCGGAACTGGTGAACCACCCACTCCTCCGGTATGCCCGCAACTGGCCGCGGCTCGCCTTCCAGGCGACGCAGATAGCTTTCGACTAATTCGACGGTTTCGGCGTGACCGTTGGAAATGCCGACCGCCTGCTCTAGCACCAGGAATCGCGACAGGCTGGACATGAGCACGGTAATCACCGCCGGCGGCATCTCCACGCTGTCCACGCCGTACTTCTGCAGCGCGGTCGTCACCGCTTGCCGTTGTTCTTCGCGGAAACGTTCGGCGTAATAGGCGATTTCGGCCCGCATCTCCTTGCGGTGATTAGCCAGGGCCATGAATTCCATGGAAATGCGCGTAAATGCGGGATCCGTGCCGAATCGCCACACGGCCCACAGCGGCTGCGGCGACTTCATCAGCTGCGCGTGCACCTCGAGCGCTTCTTCACCGCGGCGGCGGAAGACCTCGAGGAACAACTCCTCCATGGTGCGAAAGTAATAATGCACCAGTTGAGGTTTCAGCCCCGCTTTGTTCGCCAGTCGGCGCGACGTGACGGACGCGTAGCCCTCTTCGATCATCAATCGTTCGGCCGCGTCGAGCAGCAGGCCGCGGTTCTTGGCGTCCGGCGCGCCGATCCTGCGGGCCGATGTCATGCCGC
The DNA window shown above is from Mycobacterium sp. Aquia_216 and carries:
- a CDS encoding enoyl-CoA hydratase/isomerase family protein, yielding MLDLEFDDGLAVLTINRPHARNAIALDTMEQLEKALDAAAGASALVIKGAGDRAFVSGGDLKELSSLRTEEDAAAMAKRMRSVCDQLANFRAPVIAALNGSAFGGGAEIAVAADIRLAADDIKIAFNQVELEIMPAWGGAERLAELVGKSRALLLAGTGTSLTAGDAERIGLVDKVLPRASFDSPADGWRSIAKSLARHPASEIKRVIRGVSPDEAIASFARLWVADAHWRAAERVMNRTGSARQATGGAT
- a CDS encoding TetR/AcrR family transcriptional regulator, which codes for MTSARRIGAPDAKNRGLLLDAAERLMIEEGYASVTSRRLANKAGLKPQLVHYYFRTMEELFLEVFRRRGEEALEVHAQLMKSPQPLWAVWRFGTDPAFTRISMEFMALANHRKEMRAEIAYYAERFREEQRQAVTTALQKYGVDSVEMPPAVITVLMSSLSRFLVLEQAVGISNGHAETVELVESYLRRLEGEPRPVAGIPEEWVVHQFRSEQSTPLRPSLETTTTPSTARTQ